The following are from one region of the Nostoc cf. commune SO-36 genome:
- a CDS encoding DNA cytosine methyltransferase, protein MKEKYKDDKKSSSLRVLDLFAGCGGLSLGFHNAGFNIVAAFDNWKPAIEVYQKNFNHQIFDYDLSILRKNYQIFREMRPEIIIGGPPCQDFSSAGKRNEDLGRGDLSIIFSEIVTSVLPQWFLIENVELFRKSNKYKEVRKILKAAGYGLSEIVLDASLCGVPQKRKRFFCFGELQGTDESLEPYLKKRLADKPMTIRDYLGKKLEIQYYYRHPRSYQRRGIFSIDEPSPTVRRS, encoded by the coding sequence ATGAAAGAAAAATATAAAGATGATAAAAAAAGCTCTTCACTTAGAGTTTTAGACCTTTTTGCTGGTTGTGGAGGCTTATCTTTAGGTTTTCACAATGCTGGTTTTAATATTGTAGCAGCGTTTGATAATTGGAAACCAGCTATAGAGGTTTATCAAAAAAACTTTAACCATCAAATCTTTGATTATGATCTTAGTATTTTGAGGAAAAACTATCAAATCTTTAGAGAGATGCGCCCTGAAATTATTATTGGTGGCCCTCCATGCCAAGATTTTTCTAGTGCCGGAAAGCGTAATGAAGATTTAGGAAGAGGGGATTTAAGTATAATATTTTCGGAGATAGTTACAAGTGTACTTCCTCAATGGTTTTTGATAGAAAATGTAGAATTATTTCGTAAAAGCAATAAATATAAAGAGGTCAGAAAAATATTAAAAGCTGCTGGATATGGTTTAAGCGAAATAGTTTTGGATGCTAGTCTGTGCGGTGTACCTCAAAAGCGAAAAAGATTTTTTTGCTTTGGAGAGTTACAAGGAACAGACGAAAGTCTAGAACCTTACCTCAAAAAAAGGTTAGCAGATAAACCAATGACCATTAGAGATTATCTGGGAAAAAAATTAGAAATTCAATATTATTACAGACATCCAAGAAGTTATCAAAGAAGAGGAATATTCAGTATTGATGAACCCAGCCCAACAGTAAGGAGGAGTTAA
- the bchI gene encoding magnesium chelatase ATPase subunit I gives MSPTAQSTTNARRVVFPFTAIVGQEEMKLALLLNVIDPKIGGVMIMGDRGTGKSTTIRALADLLPEISVVANDPFSSDPSDPDLMSDEVRQLLEQGAEIPVAHKKVQMVDLPLGATEDRVCGTIDIEKALSEGVKAFEPGLLAKANRGILYVDEVNLLDDHLVDVLLDSAASGWNTVEREGISIRHPARFVLVGSGNPEEGELRPQLLDRFGMHAEIHTVKEPALRVQIVEQRADFDQNPPVFLENYKPQQEALQQQIVNAQQLLPEVKIDYDLRVKISEVCSELDVDGLRGDIVSNRAAKALTAYEGRTEVTVDDILRVITLCLRHRLRKDPLESIDSGYKVAKVFSRVFGVELPESDTAQKNGTGQKLGARS, from the coding sequence GTGAGTCCAACTGCTCAATCCACGACAAATGCGCGTCGCGTAGTATTTCCTTTTACGGCAATTGTCGGCCAGGAAGAAATGAAACTGGCGCTGTTATTGAACGTGATTGACCCCAAAATTGGGGGTGTAATGATTATGGGCGATCGCGGCACCGGAAAATCCACAACTATCCGGGCGCTAGCCGATCTGCTGCCAGAAATTTCTGTGGTTGCTAATGACCCATTCAGTAGTGATCCTAGCGACCCCGATTTGATGAGCGATGAAGTCCGCCAACTGTTAGAACAAGGGGCAGAAATTCCTGTAGCTCACAAAAAAGTCCAAATGGTAGACCTACCGCTAGGAGCTACAGAAGACCGAGTTTGTGGCACAATCGACATCGAGAAAGCTTTATCTGAAGGTGTCAAAGCTTTTGAACCAGGACTACTGGCAAAGGCAAACCGAGGCATTCTCTATGTAGATGAAGTCAACTTACTAGATGACCACCTTGTAGACGTGTTACTCGACTCCGCCGCCAGTGGATGGAACACTGTAGAACGAGAAGGCATTTCTATCCGTCACCCAGCACGTTTCGTTCTTGTGGGTTCTGGAAACCCAGAAGAAGGCGAACTACGCCCCCAACTGCTTGACCGCTTTGGGATGCACGCAGAAATTCACACGGTAAAAGAACCAGCGTTGCGGGTGCAAATCGTGGAACAAAGGGCAGATTTTGACCAAAATCCGCCAGTATTTCTCGAAAATTACAAACCCCAACAAGAAGCATTACAACAGCAAATTGTCAATGCTCAACAGCTTTTACCAGAAGTAAAAATTGACTATGATCTGCGGGTAAAAATTTCTGAAGTCTGCTCAGAACTGGATGTAGACGGTTTGCGGGGTGACATTGTTAGTAACCGCGCCGCCAAAGCTTTAACAGCTTATGAAGGACGCACTGAAGTTACAGTTGATGATATCCTTCGCGTCATCACACTATGCTTGCGTCACAGACTGCGGAAAGACCCCTTAGAATCGATTGATTCTGGCTACAAAGTCGCCAAAGTTTTTAGCCGCGTCTTTGGTGTTGAATTACCAGAAAGTGATACTGCACAAAAAAATGGCACAGGTCAAAAATTAGGGGCTAGGAGTTAA
- a CDS encoding DNA cytosine methyltransferase gives MRPLTTIERSYLQTFPETFIFEGTKTDLEQMIGNAVPVKLAEYVAQSILEYIKDSLNKSIITTEKTYSELFLNKKNEQINII, from the coding sequence TTGCGCCCATTGACTACAATAGAAAGAAGCTATTTGCAGACTTTCCCGGAAACATTTATTTTTGAAGGCACAAAAACAGACCTGGAACAAATGATCGGAAATGCTGTGCCAGTCAAGCTTGCAGAGTATGTGGCTCAAAGTATCCTTGAATATATTAAGGATAGTTTAAATAAATCTATAATAACTACAGAAAAAACTTATTCAGAATTATTTTTAAATAAAAAAAATGAACAAATAAATATTATATAA
- the acsF gene encoding magnesium-protoporphyrin IX monomethyl ester (oxidative) cyclase, with the protein MVDSLKKPGFEEIRPGIKVPAKETLLTPRFYTTDFDEMARMDISVNEDELQAILEEFRTDYNRHHFVRDAEFEQSWDHIDGETRKLFVEFLERSCTAEFSGFLLYKELGRRLKGKSPVLAECFNLMSRDEARHAGFLNKALSDFNLSLDLGFLTKSRSYTFFKPKFIFYATYLSEKIGYWRYITIYRHLEAHPEDRVYPIFRFFENWCQDENRHGDFFDAIMKSQPQMLNDWKARLWSRFFLLSVFATMYLNDIQRKDFYATLGLDAREYDIHVIKKTNENAGRVFPLMLDVENPEFYRRLDTCISNNEKLGAIANSNTPKFLQFFQKLPLYISNGLELLRLYLIKPIDTVSTHGVVR; encoded by the coding sequence ATGGTAGATTCCCTCAAAAAACCAGGCTTTGAAGAAATCCGGCCAGGGATTAAAGTCCCAGCGAAAGAAACCCTGTTAACACCTCGGTTTTATACTACCGATTTTGATGAAATGGCGCGGATGGATATCTCCGTCAACGAAGACGAGTTACAAGCCATTCTCGAAGAGTTCCGCACTGACTACAACCGCCATCACTTTGTTCGGGATGCCGAGTTTGAACAATCCTGGGATCATATTGACGGGGAAACTCGCAAGTTGTTTGTTGAATTTCTAGAACGTTCCTGTACGGCAGAGTTTTCCGGCTTTTTGCTGTATAAAGAACTTGGCCGTCGCTTGAAAGGAAAAAGCCCCGTCTTGGCAGAGTGCTTTAACCTGATGTCACGGGATGAAGCACGTCACGCTGGCTTTTTGAACAAAGCTTTGTCGGACTTTAATCTCTCCCTAGATTTAGGGTTTTTGACAAAGAGCCGCAGTTATACCTTCTTTAAACCGAAATTCATCTTCTACGCTACTTATCTTTCTGAGAAGATCGGTTATTGGCGCTATATCACCATTTATCGCCATTTAGAAGCACATCCCGAAGACCGGGTTTATCCAATCTTCCGGTTCTTTGAGAACTGGTGTCAGGATGAAAACCGTCACGGCGATTTCTTTGATGCGATCATGAAATCTCAGCCGCAAATGTTGAATGATTGGAAAGCACGGCTGTGGAGTCGGTTCTTCCTGTTGTCGGTGTTTGCGACAATGTATCTTAATGACATCCAACGGAAGGACTTTTATGCCACCCTTGGATTAGATGCGCGAGAATACGACATCCATGTAATTAAGAAGACCAACGAAAACGCAGGTAGAGTGTTCCCACTCATGCTGGATGTAGAGAATCCAGAGTTTTATCGGCGGTTGGATACTTGTATAAGCAATAATGAAAAGTTGGGTGCGATCGCTAACTCCAACACTCCCAAATTCTTGCAATTCTTCCAAAAACTGCCGCTTTACATCTCCAATGGCTTGGAGTTATTACGCCTGTACCTGATAAAACCGATTGATACTGTTTCTACTCACGGGGTAGTTCGTTAA
- a CDS encoding purple acid phosphatase family protein: MTSAPQLLTDPFLQLPTETSVQVVWFTEFAGVNHTVTYGENFKQTAKANITKLTRTREDQESKVANQTKDGQIYQKPVLRDIWRHEAEVTGLTPGVRVNYRVTSVREDNESVSSDVFTLAATPKLDTPLKILLTSDHQLKPMTSANLQKVVETVGRVDGVWFAGDLINISDRASEWFDDNSGGALFPGLQGRAKYEMTHDGVKTIYTGGQIIQHAPMFTCIGNHEVMGRFARMGSLNDEFDDTFPRVAAQKIYQDNLIDNSFNTNTYEEIFSLPKSKEGGKRYYAVTFGDVRLVVLYATNMWRTPSLNGKNKGRYREAEKDLNNLENWGYGQVIYEPIAKGSKQYNWLEAELNSPEFQQAKYKVVMFHHPPHTLGDNIVPAYTEPVQIIERDDNNIKAVRYEYPKDADYIIRDVVPILEAANVQLVFYGHSHLWNRFVSPSGMHFLETSNVGNTYGAAWGDRKREVPIGYQEDYVNVGDPNGLEPIVPTISPLLGEDGKPMPYIASNDITVFSIFDTGAGTISSYRFDTRKPDSEVLKFDEFKLK; encoded by the coding sequence ATGACATCAGCACCCCAACTGCTCACCGACCCATTTTTGCAATTGCCAACTGAAACCTCAGTGCAAGTAGTTTGGTTTACTGAGTTTGCTGGTGTTAATCATACAGTAACTTACGGGGAAAATTTCAAACAAACCGCTAAAGCAAATATTACCAAACTGACTCGCACGCGTGAAGATCAAGAGTCAAAAGTTGCAAACCAAACCAAAGACGGCCAAATTTATCAAAAACCCGTCCTGCGTGATATTTGGCGACATGAGGCTGAGGTAACTGGGTTAACTCCTGGTGTGCGGGTAAACTATCGGGTTACGAGTGTCCGAGAAGACAACGAGAGTGTTAGCAGTGATGTTTTTACCCTCGCAGCTACTCCTAAGTTAGATACACCACTAAAAATTTTACTCACCTCAGATCATCAGTTAAAACCGATGACATCTGCAAATCTGCAAAAGGTGGTAGAAACAGTTGGACGAGTTGATGGGGTGTGGTTTGCCGGTGATTTAATTAATATTAGCGATCGCGCCTCAGAATGGTTTGATGATAATAGTGGTGGTGCGTTATTTCCCGGTTTACAAGGTCGTGCTAAATATGAAATGACGCACGACGGGGTAAAGACAATCTACACTGGCGGACAAATAATTCAACACGCACCCATGTTTACTTGTATTGGCAATCATGAGGTTATGGGGCGATTTGCCAGAATGGGAAGTTTAAATGATGAATTTGATGATACGTTCCCCCGTGTCGCTGCCCAAAAAATCTACCAGGACAACTTAATAGATAATTCCTTTAATACTAATACTTACGAAGAAATTTTTTCTTTACCAAAAAGTAAAGAGGGTGGAAAAAGGTATTATGCAGTTACTTTTGGTGATGTGCGTTTGGTGGTACTGTACGCTACGAATATGTGGCGGACTCCCAGCTTAAATGGAAAGAATAAGGGTAGATATCGAGAAGCTGAAAAGGATTTAAATAATCTTGAAAATTGGGGTTATGGACAGGTAATTTATGAGCCAATTGCTAAAGGCAGCAAGCAGTATAATTGGCTAGAGGCAGAACTCAACAGCCCTGAGTTTCAACAAGCAAAATACAAAGTTGTGATGTTCCATCATCCACCCCATACTTTGGGTGATAATATAGTTCCTGCTTATACAGAACCAGTACAGATAATTGAACGGGATGATAATAATATCAAAGCAGTGCGTTACGAATATCCTAAAGACGCAGATTATATTATTCGTGATGTTGTCCCAATACTTGAAGCAGCTAATGTGCAATTGGTATTTTATGGACATTCCCATTTGTGGAACCGCTTTGTTAGTCCCAGTGGAATGCACTTTCTAGAAACATCTAATGTAGGTAATACTTACGGTGCTGCTTGGGGTGATAGAAAGCGAGAAGTACCAATAGGATATCAAGAGGATTATGTTAATGTTGGTGATCCCAATGGTTTAGAACCGATAGTACCAACAATTTCCCCTTTGCTGGGCGAAGATGGAAAGCCGATGCCTTACATTGCGAGTAATGATATTACGGTTTTCAGTATCTTTGATACGGGGGCGGGTACGATAAGTAGTTATCGCTTTGATACTCGTAAGCCTGATTCGGAAGTATTGAAGTTTGACGAATTTAAGTTGAAATAG